One genomic window of Arachis hypogaea cultivar Tifrunner chromosome 8, arahy.Tifrunner.gnm2.J5K5, whole genome shotgun sequence includes the following:
- the LOC112705645 gene encoding gibberellin-regulated protein 11, with translation MALSKLLAASLILSFLLLQLSVDAADKSEVPTVEGAVPGPKIDCKGKCDFRCSKSSHPNLCKRSCNTCCQRCNCVPPGTSGNYETCPCYYAQTTHGGKRKCP, from the exons ATGGCCCTCTCTAAGCTTCTAGCTGCTTCCCTTATTCTATCCTTTCTCCTCCTCCAACTTAGCGTCGACGCCGCTGATAAATCG GAGGTACCAACAGTGGAGGGGGCTGTTCCCGGTCCAAAGATAG ATTGCAAAGGGAAATGTGATTTTAGATGCAGCAAATCATCGCATCCAAATCTATGCAAGAGATCGTGCAACACATGCTGTCAAAGATGTAACTGCGTACCACCAGGCACTTCTGGAAACTATGAAACCTGCCCTTGCTATTACGCCCAAACCACCCATGGTGGCAAACGCAAGTGTCCATAG